One genomic window of Cupriavidus sp. P-10 includes the following:
- a CDS encoding MFS transporter, translated as MRHIDVHKLADDVRFNRFHAGLLFWCALIIIFDGYDLAVVGIALPSIMKDMGVDATRAGFMVSSALFGMMFGAVIMGTIADRIGRPKAIAVCIALFSVFTAAAGMTQDPVTFSITRFLAGLGIGGVMPNVVAQMTEFSPRKIRGTMVTLMFSGYSVGGILAAIMGKSLIETYGWQSVFLAASVPVLIIPAALKLMPESLAFLIQRNRLDTLKAVLAQMEPTYRAQTTDRFDLPQTEKGSSAPISMLFRDGRGFSTVMLWVAFFMCLFMVYALSSWLAKLMAGAGYSLGSALTFVLVLNFGAMAGAIGGGWLADKFNIKYVLVGMYALAAISITLLGYKMPTEALFVVVALAGASTIGTQIVTYAYAGQFYPVTVRGTGIGWASGVGRSGAILAPIVIGVLVSMSLPLQQNFAAMAVPGVIAVLAVLLIDHKRSASVIDSRSGQGEEDSERTVVLDGAQPVQRSRYR; from the coding sequence ATGCGTCATATTGACGTTCACAAGCTCGCCGACGATGTGCGCTTCAACAGATTCCACGCTGGCCTGCTGTTCTGGTGCGCGCTTATCATCATCTTTGACGGCTATGACCTTGCCGTCGTGGGCATTGCGCTCCCATCCATCATGAAAGACATGGGCGTCGACGCGACCCGCGCCGGCTTCATGGTCAGTTCCGCGCTGTTCGGCATGATGTTCGGCGCCGTCATCATGGGTACGATTGCCGATCGCATTGGCCGGCCAAAAGCCATTGCAGTCTGTATTGCGCTCTTCAGCGTCTTTACTGCTGCGGCGGGAATGACGCAGGATCCGGTCACGTTCAGCATTACCCGGTTCCTTGCCGGATTGGGCATCGGCGGTGTGATGCCCAATGTCGTCGCCCAGATGACAGAGTTCTCGCCGCGCAAGATCCGCGGAACCATGGTCACGCTGATGTTTAGCGGGTATTCCGTAGGCGGGATTCTCGCCGCAATCATGGGCAAATCACTGATCGAGACGTATGGTTGGCAATCGGTATTCCTGGCTGCGAGCGTTCCCGTACTTATCATCCCTGCTGCGTTGAAGCTGATGCCGGAGTCACTGGCCTTCCTGATCCAGCGCAATCGTCTGGACACTCTCAAAGCAGTGCTGGCCCAGATGGAGCCCACCTACCGCGCTCAGACGACAGACCGGTTCGACTTGCCGCAGACCGAGAAAGGGTCCAGCGCTCCCATCAGCATGCTGTTCCGTGATGGCCGCGGATTCAGCACCGTGATGCTATGGGTCGCCTTCTTCATGTGCCTGTTCATGGTCTATGCATTGAGCTCCTGGCTCGCGAAACTCATGGCTGGCGCGGGCTATAGCCTCGGCTCGGCACTGACGTTCGTGCTGGTGTTGAACTTTGGCGCGATGGCCGGCGCAATCGGAGGTGGTTGGCTGGCAGACAAGTTCAATATCAAATACGTGCTGGTTGGCATGTACGCACTTGCCGCGATATCGATCACGCTGCTTGGCTACAAGATGCCGACCGAGGCCTTGTTCGTCGTGGTTGCGCTCGCCGGAGCATCCACGATCGGCACGCAAATTGTGACGTACGCCTATGCAGGGCAGTTCTACCCAGTTACCGTCCGGGGCACGGGCATTGGCTGGGCATCTGGTGTCGGCAGAAGCGGCGCAATCCTCGCGCCCATTGTCATCGGCGTGCTGGTAAGCATGTCCCTTCCGCTCCAGCAGAATTTCGCCGCAATGGCAGTGCCTGGTGTCATAGCAGTGCTGGCTGTGCTCCTGATTGACCATAAGCGGTCGGCATCGGTGATCGACAGCAGGTCGGGCCAGGGCGAAGAGGATTCGGAACGGACGGTCGTTCTAGACGGCGCCCAACCAGTACAGAGGTCGCGTTATCGGTGA
- the benD gene encoding benzoate diol dehydrogenase BenD codes for MSARRFEGKVMVVTGAAQGIGRGVALRAAAEGAKVLFVDRADFVSEVAAEAVGADTAGFIADLETYEGAASTMAFAVEKFGRIDILINGVGGAIRMRPYADFEPAQIDAEIRRSLMPTLYSCHAVLPHMLAQGRGTIVNVSSNATRGIRRVPYSAAKGGVNALTQSLAMEYGEHNIRVVAAAPGGTEAPPRRVPRNAAGDSEQERTWMGEAVTQVTESTFFKRYGTLDEQIAPILFLASDEAGYITGAVLPVAGGDNG; via the coding sequence ATGAGCGCCAGGCGATTCGAAGGCAAGGTGATGGTGGTCACCGGTGCCGCGCAGGGTATCGGACGCGGCGTCGCGCTACGCGCCGCCGCTGAAGGTGCGAAGGTTCTGTTTGTCGACCGCGCCGACTTCGTCTCCGAGGTCGCGGCGGAAGCAGTTGGGGCCGACACTGCCGGCTTCATTGCCGACCTCGAGACCTATGAAGGCGCGGCGTCCACGATGGCCTTCGCCGTGGAGAAATTTGGTCGAATTGACATTCTGATAAACGGCGTCGGCGGAGCCATTCGCATGCGGCCCTATGCCGACTTCGAACCGGCTCAGATTGATGCGGAAATCCGCCGCTCGCTCATGCCGACCTTGTACAGCTGCCACGCGGTGCTTCCGCACATGCTCGCTCAAGGACGCGGAACCATCGTCAACGTTTCCTCGAATGCAACGCGCGGCATCCGCCGCGTTCCGTATTCGGCTGCAAAGGGCGGTGTCAACGCGTTAACCCAGTCGCTTGCGATGGAGTATGGCGAGCACAACATCCGCGTGGTTGCTGCGGCACCCGGCGGAACCGAGGCGCCTCCCCGGCGCGTGCCTCGCAACGCGGCCGGTGATAGCGAGCAAGAGAGGACCTGGATGGGCGAGGCGGTGACGCAGGTTACTGAGTCGACTTTCTTCAAACGCTACGGCACGCTCGACGAACAAATCGCGCCGATTCTGTTCCTTGCCTCTGACGAGGCAGGCTATATCACGGGCGCTGTGCTGCCGGTTGCGGGCGGCGACAACGGCTAG